A window from Nitrospira sp. encodes these proteins:
- a CDS encoding AtpZ/AtpI family protein has product MNNHDELKQRVSKQVSRRQQADKDRPTLLAQTAYLGTLGLLFVVPVIVGAYLGRWLDGLVEGYSLRWTLSLIIIGAAAGAFNVYRLIKE; this is encoded by the coding sequence ATGAATAACCACGATGAGTTGAAACAGCGCGTATCGAAACAGGTCTCTCGCAGGCAGCAGGCCGATAAGGATCGACCGACTCTGCTGGCACAAACAGCTTACCTCGGGACGCTGGGGCTCCTCTTTGTGGTGCCGGTCATTGTAGGAGCCTATCTCGGCCGTTGGCTGGATGGGCTCGTTGAAGGCTACTCGCTGCGATGGACTCTCAGCTTGATCATCATCGGGGCCGCCGCGGGAGCGTTCAACGTGTATCGCCTTATCAAGGAATAG
- a CDS encoding response regulator yields the protein MLGYGKRVLVVDDEEQIGRLLVDQLESHYFAVVAVADGLQALRNLHQRHFDAVITDLHMPYLDGLDLLRQCHLVWPKLPVILMGGDLPGIVWPLMAQGAFAYLPKPVDTEKLIHVLSEAITHRADSRSSQVEMQSHMLEAERCWAL from the coding sequence ATGCTGGGATACGGTAAGCGCGTATTAGTGGTTGACGATGAAGAACAGATCGGCCGCCTTCTGGTAGATCAACTGGAGTCGCACTACTTTGCGGTGGTGGCGGTCGCGGATGGCTTGCAAGCTTTGAGGAACCTACACCAACGTCATTTCGATGCTGTGATCACCGACCTACATATGCCGTACCTCGATGGCCTCGACCTCCTCCGGCAATGTCACCTGGTGTGGCCGAAGCTGCCGGTCATTCTCATGGGCGGTGATCTGCCCGGTATCGTTTGGCCGTTGATGGCCCAGGGTGCCTTCGCCTATCTGCCCAAACCAGTCGATACCGAGAAATTGATCCATGTTCTTTCCGAGGCCATCACACACAGGGCTGATTCTCGATCTAGTCAGGTCGAGATGCAGTCCCACATGCTCGAAGCCGAACGATGCTGGGCGCTGTGA
- a CDS encoding sigma-70 family RNA polymerase sigma factor: MADLLDRLYGAALRLAKNREDAEDLVAEAVAKAWASRRSLKDPEKFRSWIFRILTNTFISGCRKQAVRPQAETFQEHPSDVETAFSLFEELHQPFLLWWGNPEKDFLNKLLSQDIEKAVDTLPEAFRMVIVLSDMEGFSYQEISEILRVPVGTVRSRLARGRGLLQKALWEHGKDAGLIKST; encoded by the coding sequence GTGGCTGACCTTTTGGATCGGCTCTATGGCGCAGCGCTTCGGTTGGCGAAAAACAGGGAGGATGCGGAGGATCTGGTGGCCGAGGCTGTTGCCAAAGCCTGGGCTTCCCGACGGTCTCTCAAGGATCCGGAGAAATTTCGGTCCTGGATCTTCCGGATCCTGACAAATACGTTCATCAGCGGCTGTCGCAAACAAGCGGTCCGCCCTCAGGCCGAAACATTCCAAGAACATCCATCCGATGTTGAGACTGCTTTCTCGCTCTTTGAAGAACTCCACCAGCCGTTCCTTCTGTGGTGGGGAAACCCAGAGAAGGACTTTCTCAACAAACTGCTTTCTCAAGACATTGAAAAGGCAGTGGATACTCTTCCAGAGGCCTTCCGAATGGTGATCGTCCTATCCGATATGGAGGGATTTTCGTACCAAGAGATATCCGAGATCCTCAGGGTCCCCGTAGGAACCGTCCGTTCACGGCTGGCCAGAGGACGCGGGTTGCTCCAGAAAGCCCTTTGGGAACACGGCAAAGACGCTGGACTGATTAAGTCTACATGA
- a CDS encoding F0F1 ATP synthase subunit A, with protein sequence MRGGEAAGTAFQIGPIHITHSIVITWGIILILALFSWAVTRRLCREPGPMQAAVEGALGAIDDAIRSVLPDHAERIFPFIATLWIFIILANLIGLIPGIHAPTSDLSVTAALAILVFLSVHWFGIGIEGIKQYFRHYLAPSPLLLPFHIISEISRTLTLAVRLFGNMMSLQMAALLVLLVAGFLAPIPLLMLHIVEALIQAYIFGMLALIYLAGAIQTRALHSPLEKG encoded by the coding sequence ATGCGCGGAGGAGAAGCGGCTGGCACAGCCTTTCAGATCGGGCCGATCCATATCACGCATTCGATCGTGATCACATGGGGGATCATACTGATACTGGCACTCTTCTCCTGGGCTGTCACTCGCCGCCTATGTCGTGAGCCCGGCCCGATGCAAGCCGCGGTGGAAGGTGCTCTAGGAGCCATCGATGATGCCATCCGCTCGGTGTTGCCTGATCATGCAGAACGAATTTTCCCCTTCATTGCCACGTTATGGATTTTCATCATTCTGGCCAATCTCATCGGTCTCATCCCCGGCATCCATGCGCCGACCAGCGATCTGTCGGTGACGGCGGCATTGGCTATCCTCGTGTTCTTGTCCGTCCACTGGTTCGGCATCGGCATCGAAGGGATCAAGCAGTACTTCCGTCATTATCTCGCGCCGTCGCCCTTACTGTTGCCGTTTCATATCATTAGCGAGATTTCACGGACCCTGACCTTAGCCGTACGCCTCTTCGGAAACATGATGAGTCTGCAGATGGCGGCATTATTGGTGTTGCTGGTAGCTGGATTCCTGGCTCCGATTCCGCTCTTGATGCTCCATATCGTTGAAGCCCTGATCCAAGCCTATATTTTCGGCATGCTGGCATTGATCTATCTCGCCGGCGCAATCCAGACACGAGCGCTCCATTCACCATTAGAAAAAGGATGA
- a CDS encoding F0F1 ATP synthase subunit C, whose product MRDMAWFAVLSTVSAALAIAIGTLGPAIAMGRAITQALEALARQPEAEKAITRTLFIGLAMIESLAIYCLVIVLIILFRNPLLEYLLK is encoded by the coding sequence ATGCGAGACATGGCCTGGTTTGCAGTCTTGTCCACCGTATCCGCCGCTCTGGCAATTGCGATCGGCACCCTGGGACCCGCCATCGCCATGGGACGGGCGATCACGCAAGCGTTGGAGGCCCTGGCGCGGCAGCCGGAAGCGGAAAAGGCGATCACACGGACTCTCTTTATCGGTTTGGCCATGATCGAGTCACTGGCCATCTACTGTCTGGTGATCGTGCTCATCATTCTGTTCAGAAATCCGTTGCTGGAGTATCTACTGAAATGA
- the atpD gene encoding F0F1 ATP synthase subunit beta, with amino-acid sequence MVTTAPYPAENTIGTIAAVHGPVVDIACDHLPPLHRALYSALDNERYIFEVYQHLDECHVRAITLHSTGGLQRGMQVFDTGAPLQVPVSPDCLGRLLNVFGEPLDSGAALSTEQFRNILGQPVPLHQTISASGILETGIKVIDLLCPFVRGGKTGLFGGAGIGKTVLITEFMHAIVNMHQGVSVFAGVGERIREGHELWHEMQQAGVMAHTLMVFGQMDESPGVRFRVGLAALSYAEYLRDTLGKEVLFLIDNVFRFVQAGSEISGLLGRMPATVGYQPTLMSEVAELQDRIISTTKGAITSVQAIYVPADDMTDPAVTSILNHLDTSVILTRSQASKGFYPAVDPLQSSSKLMDRHFLGDRHYSVAEGVREHLARYRELEDVISMLGLEELSELDRRIVMRARKLQRYLTQPFHVTSAFTDIKGASVPLEAILQDCEAFLRGEFDGISEDHCYMRGSMQETRQ; translated from the coding sequence ATGGTAACGACAGCACCGTATCCAGCTGAGAATACAATCGGCACCATCGCCGCCGTCCATGGACCGGTGGTCGACATCGCCTGCGATCACTTACCTCCTCTTCACCGGGCCCTCTATTCTGCGCTCGACAACGAGCGATATATCTTTGAGGTCTACCAACACCTCGACGAATGTCATGTACGAGCGATTACTCTTCATAGCACGGGTGGATTACAGAGGGGGATGCAGGTGTTTGATACAGGCGCCCCATTACAGGTGCCGGTGTCACCGGACTGTCTCGGCCGACTATTGAACGTCTTCGGCGAACCACTGGATAGTGGAGCGGCTCTCAGCACTGAGCAGTTTCGCAATATCCTCGGGCAACCGGTGCCGCTCCATCAGACGATCAGCGCGAGCGGCATTCTCGAAACCGGCATCAAAGTCATTGATTTACTCTGTCCCTTTGTCAGGGGCGGAAAAACGGGGTTGTTCGGCGGAGCAGGAATCGGCAAGACGGTCCTGATTACCGAGTTTATGCATGCAATTGTGAATATGCATCAGGGCGTGTCCGTCTTCGCCGGCGTCGGGGAACGTATCCGAGAGGGACACGAACTCTGGCATGAGATGCAGCAGGCAGGAGTCATGGCCCACACCCTGATGGTATTCGGCCAAATGGACGAATCCCCGGGTGTGCGATTTCGTGTCGGCCTCGCGGCGTTGAGCTATGCCGAATACTTGAGAGATACTCTGGGCAAGGAGGTATTGTTTTTGATCGATAATGTGTTCCGTTTTGTCCAGGCCGGGAGCGAAATTTCAGGACTGCTGGGACGGATGCCGGCCACCGTCGGCTATCAGCCGACCCTAATGAGCGAAGTGGCTGAACTTCAGGATCGCATCATTTCCACGACGAAAGGGGCAATCACGTCTGTGCAGGCGATTTACGTGCCCGCAGACGACATGACCGATCCCGCCGTTACCAGCATTCTCAATCATCTTGATACCAGCGTGATTCTCACACGCTCTCAGGCTAGCAAAGGGTTCTATCCGGCCGTCGATCCCCTCCAGTCCAGCAGCAAACTCATGGATCGACATTTTCTGGGCGATCGACACTACTCAGTGGCCGAGGGCGTACGCGAGCACCTCGCGCGGTACCGCGAATTGGAGGACGTCATCAGCATGCTGGGGTTGGAGGAGCTGTCCGAACTGGACCGTCGCATTGTAATGCGCGCCCGCAAACTGCAGCGCTATCTCACGCAGCCGTTTCACGTCACGTCCGCCTTCACCGACATCAAGGGCGCATCGGTGCCGCTGGAGGCAATTCTTCAAGACTGTGAAGCCTTTCTCCGCGGCGAGTTCGATGGGATATCAGAAGACCACTGTTATATGCGAGGCTCAATGCAGGAGACCCGGCAATGA
- a CDS encoding methyltransferase domain-containing protein — protein sequence MVAFVGEKKESIFKAVSEMYTDVANHPGRQFHFPTGRPACLFVGYPSVQLDAIPETAVESFAGVGYPFAVGAIQQGDRVLDIGSGSGTDALIASTLVGPRGKVYGLDMTDAMLSKARTNAKKMGVSHVEFLKGNAEKIALPDASIDSVTSNGVLNLVPDKPTAFGEIFRVLRPGGRIQIADIVLGKPIRPESRNDPQLWAECIVGAVQEEDYLALFRAAGLKHVTVIGALDYFSESSEADTREVAMKYGAKTVVITGSKPS from the coding sequence ATGGTTGCATTTGTCGGAGAAAAAAAGGAGTCGATTTTCAAAGCGGTGTCCGAGATGTATACCGATGTTGCGAACCATCCGGGCCGACAATTCCATTTCCCGACCGGACGCCCGGCCTGCCTGTTCGTCGGATATCCGAGCGTACAGCTGGACGCGATTCCCGAGACGGCCGTCGAATCGTTTGCCGGCGTCGGCTACCCGTTCGCAGTCGGCGCCATTCAACAGGGCGATCGAGTCTTGGACATCGGGTCTGGATCCGGCACAGATGCTTTGATCGCTTCCACGTTGGTTGGTCCAAGAGGAAAGGTCTATGGGCTGGATATGACCGATGCGATGCTGTCAAAGGCCAGAACGAATGCCAAAAAGATGGGAGTATCTCACGTTGAGTTTCTGAAGGGGAACGCAGAGAAGATCGCCCTGCCCGATGCCTCTATCGATAGTGTTACCAGCAATGGTGTCTTGAATCTCGTCCCAGATAAACCGACGGCCTTTGGCGAGATCTTTCGCGTCCTCCGTCCTGGTGGCCGAATTCAGATCGCGGACATCGTGTTGGGCAAGCCGATCAGGCCTGAATCCAGGAACGATCCGCAGCTCTGGGCGGAGTGTATTGTTGGCGCTGTGCAAGAAGAAGATTACCTTGCGTTGTTCCGTGCGGCCGGCCTCAAGCATGTCACCGTGATCGGGGCGTTGGACTACTTTTCCGAGAGCTCGGAGGCCGATACCCGAGAGGTAGCGATGAAGTACGGGGCAAAGACTGTTGTGATCACAGGAAGCAAGCCGTCTTGA
- a CDS encoding Do family serine endopeptidase, translating to MVMQIVAWGIFVGLMVPGLGLAGTQQIPTANGHDLQSQVKGTANKVIPAVVSIASTVMVRDQAFSDEALPFGLFKEPPTRRQYGQGSGVIVTPDGYIITNNHVVADAVDVEVILADRRQYKGKVVATDPKTDVAVVKIHASNLPSAVWGDSSHLAVGDFVLAIGNPLGLSRTVTFGIVSAVGRADVGVADFEDFIQTDAPINPGNSGGALVNIQGELIGINTAIASPTGGSVGVGFAIPSNMARAAMQSLLRTGRVVRGFLGASTQDVTPPLGKIFRLPDVKGAIVTDVQSRGTAERAGLKRGDVVVRFDGRDIMDSGQLRNLVAQSPIGSKHRLDLIRDGKQYQADLVIQEAPRERAKKSQIASSAVSTVHPLAGVVFDDVTVPLARQLDLPVNTGVVVTDIEEGSLAETSGLQPGDVVLEMNRQHVNSFAVLQRLADPLKPTDLALLLVNRQGNVMYIPIQGE from the coding sequence ATGGTGATGCAAATCGTTGCTTGGGGAATCTTCGTCGGTTTGATGGTTCCGGGTTTGGGGCTGGCCGGTACTCAACAGATTCCGACGGCCAACGGCCACGATTTGCAGAGTCAAGTCAAGGGCACTGCCAATAAGGTCATTCCGGCGGTGGTGAGTATCGCATCCACCGTGATGGTGCGCGATCAGGCCTTCAGCGACGAAGCCTTGCCGTTCGGTCTGTTCAAGGAGCCGCCGACCCGTCGACAATATGGCCAGGGGTCGGGCGTGATTGTCACGCCGGACGGCTATATCATCACGAATAACCATGTGGTAGCTGATGCCGTCGATGTGGAAGTGATCCTGGCGGATCGTCGCCAATACAAGGGAAAGGTGGTCGCGACGGATCCAAAGACCGATGTGGCGGTGGTGAAGATTCACGCCTCGAATCTGCCGTCAGCGGTCTGGGGGGATTCGAGCCATCTGGCCGTCGGCGACTTCGTGCTCGCCATCGGCAACCCGCTGGGATTGAGCCGCACCGTCACGTTCGGCATCGTGAGCGCGGTGGGGCGCGCGGATGTCGGTGTGGCGGACTTCGAAGACTTTATCCAGACCGATGCTCCGATCAATCCTGGGAATTCAGGGGGAGCGCTCGTCAATATTCAGGGCGAGCTGATCGGGATCAATACAGCGATCGCGAGTCCGACCGGCGGCAGCGTTGGAGTCGGGTTTGCGATTCCCAGCAACATGGCCCGTGCCGCCATGCAAAGTCTTCTGAGGACTGGTCGTGTGGTGCGAGGATTTCTGGGAGCCTCGACGCAGGACGTGACTCCCCCACTGGGGAAAATTTTTCGCTTGCCGGATGTCAAGGGCGCGATCGTCACGGATGTGCAATCCAGAGGGACGGCGGAACGAGCGGGGCTGAAGCGAGGCGATGTGGTGGTGCGTTTCGACGGGCGAGACATCATGGACAGCGGTCAATTGCGAAACCTGGTGGCGCAATCGCCGATCGGAAGTAAACATCGCTTGGATCTCATCCGGGATGGGAAGCAGTATCAAGCCGATCTCGTCATTCAAGAAGCGCCGCGTGAACGTGCGAAGAAAAGTCAAATTGCATCGTCGGCTGTATCGACCGTCCATCCGCTTGCAGGCGTCGTCTTTGATGACGTCACTGTCCCTTTAGCACGGCAGCTGGATTTGCCCGTGAATACCGGCGTTGTGGTAACGGATATTGAAGAAGGCAGCTTAGCCGAAACCTCCGGTTTGCAACCGGGTGACGTCGTGCTGGAAATGAACCGACAGCATGTGAACAGTTTTGCGGTACTCCAACGTCTCGCCGATCCCCTTAAACCCACCGACCTCGCCCTCCTGCTCGTGAACCGTCAGGGCAACGTCATGTATATCCCGATTCAGGGAGAATAG
- a CDS encoding zf-HC2 domain-containing protein, whose amino-acid sequence MKKVKTIGCEEALKHLLAYLDQEAGAIKRREVERHIEICRTCFSRAEFEQSLKTRLREAGRGTMRSSFEKRIKILFDQFTTKQKRETP is encoded by the coding sequence ATGAAAAAGGTAAAGACTATTGGATGTGAAGAAGCCTTAAAGCACCTGCTGGCCTATTTGGACCAGGAGGCTGGAGCGATCAAACGACGTGAGGTGGAACGTCACATCGAGATCTGCCGGACCTGTTTCTCGCGGGCGGAGTTTGAGCAATCGTTGAAAACCCGTCTTCGAGAGGCGGGTCGGGGAACGATGCGATCCTCATTTGAGAAGCGGATCAAGATCCTCTTTGACCAGTTCACAACCAAACAGAAGAGAGAAACGCCATGA